ccagccagcccctcCTTCCTCCTGACCGACCCTCCCCTCTTCCTCAcgttcttcctctctccctcctccTCCCATGTCTGCCTACCTTTGAATCCAAGCTCTGCAGCGCCAAACCCTTGGGGGGATCCAGCAAATCGGATCGGGGATGTCAAGAGGAGCAAGAAGAGGTGCGTCTTCCATGGAGATTAGTCCTTTCCCCATCTCTTCCTGCTGCCCTAGGTTTGGGGAATATCCAAGGTGAGGTGAATCCACTTTAAAACTGTTAATTGAGGTGCTTAGATGTTTCTTGGTCATGGGGATTAGTGGGTTTGTGGGGGAATCACCATTTGGATGTCAACCTAGGGTCTGCTGTCCTGGAGCTCGAGCAGTGCTGCTGTTCATGTGGTTTAGTTGACCTAAACGATTTTTCCTCAACAAGTTGATAATATGGAAGTTATAGAGGACCTTCAGATCTGTTTGCCTgtgaaatttcatgattttagcccAGATGGTTTGAGAGAGATGAATTTTCTAAGCTAGCTGCTATTTTCTGACGAAAATCTGGACAGAGCTGGATCTAGCCGGATTTGAAGAACCTTAGAGGATTTATATGACTTTACAAATTATAGGAGACTTGTAGCatttttcattagctttccatatTGGTAAAGATCATGGCCTTTGGATaagaggaactctagatatagatttttGAAGTTAGAGGTACTGTTTTCTCTGCAGAATGTTCAGTTATTCTTTGCTCATTCATTGGGCCACCTTGCTGACCCTATCTGCAAATGTGAGAAATATGAGAGTTGTAGACCATGAGATGATTTGCATTCTggccaaatttcataatttttggacaaatgGATATGGAGTTATAAAAATGTGAAGTCTGCTGTCTCAATTGTTAGACAAATTCTGAAGCCTGTTTTCAACTGCCGATTAGGCCATCTTTTAAGCATGATAAAAATATAATCTCTTCATGAAAGTTGTAGGCCTTGTTGTGTAGATCCCCAAAGTGTATTTGTTTGCTATCATAGCCGTAATAGATTAAAAGATACAAAAGGATGAAGCAGCAGTGCTGCTGTTGGCTGAATTTCCAGAGTGTTGTCAGGCCTTGTTTGCGGGGGTTTTTCCGAGCATAGGAAGCATTTGTTTGCTGTTTATATACATCTTTGGTACTGCTGCAAACTGAAAAACATGTATGTTCAGGTGGAGTCACTTCGAGACGCAACTAGCGTCCGTTTTCATCGTCGGTAAAGGCAAGTGAATGTAGCTGTTGTGTTGCTACCACTTTAACATGCTATCTTTACTGCCTCCACTTATAAAATGCAGCACACATACTTATATGTGGTAATCTGAAAAACATACATGATGCTCATAGTTATGGCAGAAGTATAAATATGATGTTACTAGTACAGCTATGTAGTGGGTGTATTCCTTTTTAATTCGACATGGCTGCATAGATAAAtgaaatgttcaatggatgatggTTTTTGGACTCATGGTTGAGGCTGATAGTATATTGCACATGTGGCACATACTTGGTAATTTAAACTATCTCATGATTCTTTTACTATAGACGAAGTCTATGGAATCCTTAGTGGCTTAATAGCTGATGGATTTGTTATAGCATTATGTTGATCTTGGTGTTTGAAAACATCTGTGGCATTATGCTACTTTTTGTCTCCTAGGGCTAACACGTGCGGACCAAATGAAGTTTTGGGTTATGAGTAAGGTTAGAAGTAGTTTCTAGAAGTCTTTGGGTATATGTGTGTTCAAACTTAAGAATTGGTGCTTTACTCCATATTTAAAAAGATAATACTTACATTCTATCCTATACCTGTTAAAATGAATGTGACCCATAGATAACATGATATGGAGAATGATTTCGTTGATACTTGGCATACATGAGATTCTATAATTCAATCATGGTTGATACTATTTATGTTGAATAAGCTCTTTATGCATCTCTCCGTATATATTATCATGGCTTGTTCTCTTGTCATTATGGAGTATGTGGTATTTGGATTCTGGAGATGGCATTTATATTGTGGCATTGCATCACATTGCATTGCATGGCATTTGGAGTTATGTCGTGAACCTATGGTTGCGACCGTACCGGTACAACATCGTCATAACGATGCAGCTTCATACCTTGTTGGGTATGAAGGTAGGAGTtcatatgcatgcatatgcatacatCATCATTTATTGGGTGCCGATACAACTTCACACCTGAAGGCAGGAGTTCATGTGCATTGATATATAATTCGGAATGTTTTGGATGTGGGATGTGATGAAGTTACCTTGTGCCGACATACACTGGGATGTTACTTATGGGATTTCGAATATATCGTATGTGAGCTTCTTGCCATTCGCATATTTGTTATGTATGGATATTTGAAATATTGGCGTGATAGAGTTGCAATGACTAACATGGTAAGTGATGCTTCTCTATGGTGATGTGTATTATGGTATGGCCTATGGACTGTGGAGATATTATATGTGTTGTTGCAGTGCATTCCTATGGGCTTCAATGCCATTGCAAATGTTATTCCATTTTTTTCAGGTATATGTTCTGTATTTATGCTACCTATATTTTTAGTTGTTATGGAGGCCTATATGCTATGGCTTTTGAGGGTTGTTAACTATTGTTCTACGTGGACCTTATATCAATCGTTATGGTAACTATTGTACAGACTAATGTTGTTTTGCCATTGCCATGATCGCATAATTCTTGGTATATCAAGTAGATTGGTGGAGATGTTAATACTTGTTACTTTATCGAATGATTGGTTAATCTAATGTGGTTTAAATAGCCTGTTGAAGTAGTTCGCTTGCTGAGATTATTCAATCTCACTCTTGTTTTCCCCTCCCCAGGTTGTCTTTTGATGCTAGCATGGAGGGAAGTGGGTTAGTTGCACTACATACACTTTCACGGGATCCTACATAATGCTAAGATGTGTTCTTTTAAGTTTATGAGATGTGAGTATCCTTATTCATGTTTGTTTAAGTCGAGTAGTTGTTATGTTAGAGAACCACGCTTGATAATCTATCTATTTGTTGCTTCCGCGTTGGGCTGGTTTCAAGGTATttgctgctgaaattttatagTTCGGCATTTTGTGGTGTAGTTGTGTAGCATCCTTGGGTTGCGTggcacctggggtgttacatgatCGCTGGAGATGAGGAGGACCAGCTTTTGGAAGAGGTCGATTTGAGTGCCGTGATGGGCAAATACCGGGAAGAGATGCATGATCTGGCACTCGAAATCGAGGACTTCCTCGATCGGATCCTGCGGCACGTTGTTGAAAAAAATGGCAGCCCACTCCATAAGGCCCTCGGATTCACCACCGAGACACTCTTAGATGCCAAGGTAAAAAAACTCAAGGAGAGGCTGAAGGATGCAAAACAGCGGAGAAGCGACCACGACAAGGACATCAATGGCCGCCAAATCTCCCACTCCTCGACGCCCCCAGCGAACACATACACAACAAAGATCGAACCTGTGGGCATCGACGAGTCCAGGCAAGAGATTTGTGAGTGGGCGACCAAGGATGTGGAGGGCGAGCCGGAGCAGCTGAGCGTGATCTCCATCGTCGGGTTCAGTGGATCTGGAAAGTCCACGCTCGCGAAGGCAGTATATGATTGCCCCGATGTCACCCACAAATTCCGTCACCGAGCCTGGATTGTGGCGTCGAAGCACAGGTGTGATGCCAAGGGACTCCTCATGGAGTTACTTCAGAAGCTTGGCCAGGGAGACAAGATATCTGACTTAGACGTTGAACAGCTCCAGGCCAAGATCTCAGAGTATCTGAAGGGAACTAAGAGGTAATGATTTTGTTCTCCATTTAGCTTTATTCCATTTATTTTTATGGGAGCATAGGCTTAGCAAAGAAGTGACCCTGCATTTGTTCTGTGTTAAAGAAGAGCTTGGATACAATATTTCTACTTTTTTTCTGAGGCCCCTACGATTTATTGACAAAAAAGTGGAGCAGTTGTCTCTATTATTTTTTACTCCACTCTTTGTGTATATAAGTCAATGATATATAAGACAGTGGCCTTTAGGGTGCCTAATAAACAAAAGAAAATATTTAATCTGCCACTGTGTGCAACAGATTGAATTACAATGGTGTATGTGCTTCCTTCAAGCTCACCATTATTAGTGGCTAATGTACCAAATTGACCCCTCATTCTAGTGAATGATAACTGTACTAACATTTCATTTTATCAATCAATCTGCTAGGTACCTTATTATACTTGATGACATCAAGAATCAAACATGGTGGGACGGTATCAAATCTGCCTTCCCTGAAAAGGCAACAGGAAGAATAATTGTGACAACAACAATTCAGAGAGTAGCTAAAGTGTGCAGCCGTGGGAACGGTTATGTGCACAATATGGAAGCTCTAGGTAACAAGCATTCCAAGGAGTTGCTGAGAGCTGTATTGAAGGGGCATTCGCCTGATTTGGAGAGGAGCTCAACGTCAATCATGAATAAATGTGATGGCCACCCTCATGCTCTTCTTACCTTGGCAAATTATTTGCAGAGTGAAGATAGGATCACCAAATCAGTCTGTGAGAAACTCTGCAGCAACCTAGGCTTTCGTATGGCAACGGACGATGCCTTCATGGACCTGCAAAAGGTTCTTATGAGTACCTACAGATGCCTGCCAAAAGGTTTTCTCAATCTCAAGACCTGCTTACTCTATGTTTGTGTGTTCCCAAATGGTTGTCACATCAGCAGGAGCAGATTGATAAGGCGATGGTCGGCTGAAGGATATGTGAAGCATGATCATTCACGCAGCACTCTAGTTGTTGCAGAAGATAACTTCAAGAAACTAGTTGACCAGAGTACCATTTGGCCAATTGATACAAGAATGCAAATGTGAAGACTTGCAGAGCTCATAGCATCTTCCACGAGTTCCTGCTGTACATGTCCATGTCTTCTAAGTTCATTACATCTTTCAACAACGAAGAAAGAAAAGACTACCGCCACCTCTTTATTCAGAACACACCAAACAGCAAGTATGGGGATGATGAAGAGAAATCCCGTGCCCATTCTCTGACGATCTATGGAAGTTCAGGTGAAGCTGCTGGGTATTTTGCCAAGTGTCAGCTGCTGAGAGTCTTGGATTTGGAAGAATGCAAGGATTTGGAGGACAAACATCTTGATGGCATACACAAGCTATGGTATCTGAAATACTTGAGTGTCGGGGACAAAATAAGCAGACTGCCGAAGCATATTGAGAAATTACATTGCTTAGAGACCCTCGACATGAGGAAGACAAAGAAAGTTATCATATTACCCGTGGAAGTCATCAAGCTGCCCCACCTAGCTCATCTGTTGGGAAGGTTCCAGCTTGATAAGACGGACTGGGACAAAAGTGAACCACAAAAGTATGTGCCTGAAAAAAGTAATATGCAAACGCTAGCAGGATTTGTCACAGACAATAACCCTGGGTTTTCAAAGTTAATGCTTTATATGAAGATATTGACAAAGGTTAAGATATGCTGCAACTCGACAACTGATGAGGGCCTTGATGTCCTTTTGGTGGCTATTGAAAACTTCGTGCAGGCTGACTTGGACACAGGTGTTTGTGTTCGTTCTCTGTCATTAGATACTGGGAATTTTTCAGTAAGGATCCTGCGTTCTCTAGCATATGGTAACCTCAGGTCCCTGAAACTACATGGAGAGCTGAGGGGACTGGTTCAGTTTACTACGGTGTTGTGGAGTCTCCGGGAGTTGTGCCTTTCGTCGACTAATGATCTGACGGATAAAGACCTATCAGACCTGCGCAAGCTCAGTGATTTGGAGTCCCTCAGATTGGATGGAGTCAGTCTTGAAGGCTTCGTCATCACAAGTGAGGATTTTCCAGGACTGCTATGCCTATGTCTTGTGCAATGTCCAAGCCTCCCCAAGATTGAAGAAGGAGCTTTGCCCGATCTCCTCTCACTTCGGCTTCTCAATCATGGTTTAGATGGGCTATCTGGCATCGAAATCAAATGGCACAAAATTCTCCAGGAAATTGCACTTGACTCTGAGGTTAAGCAGGAAACAAAAACTGATTGGGAAGATTCAGCTAAGAAGCATCCAAAGAGACCAAGAGTTTTGTATCTGAAAAGTGTTGATCTGAATGGCACGGGGTCTATGGTGAAATATGTTGCCACGGAGAGAACAGTACCTGCGACTGGCTCCTCCACCATGCGAGGGGAACGTTCGATCTCAAGGGTCGAAACAAATTCAGTTGACAAACCCAGTTCTTCTGATTCGAAGCATGTAAAACGAGAAGACGACAATTCTTTGAATGAAGCAATAGTTGCAAACCCCTCTCCAGCGTCCACCGAGCTCTGTAGTGCTGCGATGGAGATGGACATTGACATGCCACCTTCTTCAAGGGTGGTGTCCTGATCATGGCTAGCAGCACTCTGGTCAGTTCATCTATAACTGATGCAGTTTATTAGTGTTACAGTACTTTATCAATATGTGGCTAAAAACTTTAAGAGACATACCATTAGAAGTTCGTTATTACTACATCCTTGCTGTTACTAGTTAGAGGCACTACGTTAAACCTCTAATGCTTATtataccttttattcaaaatacTTCTTTCAGATTTTATCAAAACAGACATTTTTAGGCTGTAGAGTACACtcttaattaattatttttagtgTTACTAGTTGATGGCCAAATCTTTCTGATATTTTGAGAATTGCTAAAATTCACTGTTGTCCAAAACATCTCATATGGATTAACTTGAGCCTCTTTTATAGTGTCCAattagtactactactagtaagATAAGATCACTGTGTATCAATCTTCACCCctgttatgtggctgctaggattgagaggagagaggTGAGGGGAGCGATGGCGGCTAGCGTGCTACAGCAACCGCATGCTACAGTGCCAGCGGGGGTACTGTtcacgtggtggtggcggcggctagggctaggGGCGCagggggaggccggccgcggggcttcGACCACGGCCGGTAAGAGAGAAGAgatttccttctaatctcttgcttcATTCTAGATTGATATATCTCCTCTCATTATATAGAGAGTTCTGACTTGGCCCTtaagcaagcgactaattaactctaatgggctaaggcccaataggcccttgactcctctaacactacacctcacctggacatgcagctcgtcctcgagctgcaatCTAACGATGACACTAACGATGCCTCCACTAGACACAAACCTAACACCTAAAAATAAGCCTTTTACATCTCGGCTTATTTTATTGACCTGAAGAAGACTACGACTCTTTATTTTTGACTCCTAAAGATACGGCGGGCACCCTCCGCTTGCTGGACCATCACGTGTGTAGCCACCTGGATCCCATGGAGACCATCGGAACGAGAAGGGTGCACGGGTATAGCCACCTAGAATTGGTGGCAACAGCAACCAGCGGAGACGTGCTCGTGGCGGACGGTGGCGGAATGCGATGGCGCTAGGCAGTGCATCCCCGCCGGTGACAAGGAGGGAAGCTGCTCCCATATCGCCGGTGCTGCAGAGTTGGAGTTCGCCGCCCACGGAAAAAACACCATGCTTGCGCCTAAAGACAACAGCAGGTTGGCGCGGTTGCTGGTGGCCGTCCGACCAGGCGAGGTCGACCGACCATGCTAGGTCGTGCTCCCCTATGCTGAGGTCGACCGTCGCCAAGGTCGCCTCGTGCATAGGTGAGCGCATCTTCTGCAGCCGCTGGCGTGCTAGGAGGCCACGCGCCGTAGCCTGCAGCCGCACCACCGCAAACACCTTGCAGGCACTTGCCCGCGCAGTCACCTTCCTCTCCGTGAGCTGCAAGGCTGTTGCTGTAGGGACGACTGGACGCCGCCGCTTGAAGATGGGGTGTTGTCACCCCTGCCGGCGCGCTAGGAGGCAATGCGCCATCGCCTGCAGCTGCGCCGCCGATGCCTGGATGCCATCCACGCCCCCGTAGAAGACGCCATCGCTGTCCTACTGTGGCGGCACGGGGCTGGGGGTGGTGAACGATGGGATCAGTGAAGGAGAGGTGGACAGCAGCGCGGGACTGCTGCTCTCCGCGCCCGTGCTGTCCAGCGAGGGCGATGCGGCGGAGAGCGTCGGCATCAGGCTGTCGCCGTGGAACAAGGGGCCGTCCACCCCGCCGTCGAGGACGACCGGAGCCAGGGTGCCGCCAGGCGCCATGACAACCCCGCTGGTCTGAGGCATGGCATAGGGGAAGATCGCCTACGGCTGCCACggctgtggaggtggtggtgggggCGGCGGAAGGAGGCCCGCCACAGATTGCTGCAGGGTGGAGACGTTGAGGCTGAGGGCATCCACCGTACGACCAATCTGATCCATGTTGCGGGCAAATTGTTCCATCACACCGGCTAAACCCTCGAGGGTGAGAGCGGTGCCAGAAGTCTTCGAGAGTTCGGAGGACGCGGACGGTAGCGGAACAGATGACACCGGCGTCGGCAGGACGCCGGAGGATTGCGGAGCTGTGGACATCGTCCTAGaaatctctgataccagatgttatgtggctgctaggattgagaggagagaggTGAGGGGAGCAACGGCGGCTAGCGTGCTACAGTGACCGCGGGGTACTGTtcacgtggtggtggcggcggctagggctaggGGCGCAGGCggaggccggccgcggggcttcGCCCACGGTCAGCAAGAGAGGAgatttccttctaatctcttgcttgattcTAGATTGATATATCTCCTCTCATTATATAGAGAGGTCTGACTTGGCCCTtaagcaagcgactaattaacTCTAATGGgataaggcccaataggcccttgactcctctaacactacaccccacctggacatgcagctcgtcctcgaggtGCAATCTAACGATGACACTAACGATGCCTCCACTAGACAGAAACCTAACACCTAAAAATAAGCCTTTTTCATCTCGGCTTATTTTATTGACCTGAAGAAGACTACGACTCTTTATTTTTGACTCCTGAAGATACGGCGGGCACCCTCCGCTTGCTGGACCAGCACGTGTGTAGCCACCTGGATCCGATGGAGACCATCGGAATGAGAAGGGTGCACGGGTATGGCCACCTAGAATTGGTGGCAACAGCAACCAGCGGAGACGTGCTTGTGGCGGACGGTGGCGGAATGCGATGGCGCTAGGCAGTGCGTCCCCGCCGGTGACAAGGAGGGAAGCTGCTCCCATATCGCCGGTGCCGCAGAGTTGGAGTTCGCCGCCCACGGAAAAAACACCATGCTTGCGCCTAAAGACAACAGCAGGTTGGCGCGGTTGCTGGTGGCCGTCCGACCAGGCGAGGTCGACCGACCATGCTAGGTCACGCTCCCCTATGCTGAGGTCGACCGCCGCCAAGGTCACCTCGCGCATAGGTGAGCGCATCTTCTGCAGCCGCCGGCGCGCTAGGAGGCCACGCGCCGCAGCCTGCAGCCGCACCGCCGCAAACACCTTGCAGGCACTTGACCGCGCAGTCACCTTCCTCTCCGTGAGCTGCAAGGCTGCTGCTGTAGGGACGACTGGACGCCGCCGCTTGAAGATGGGGTGTTGTCGTCCCTGCCGGCGCGCTAGGAGGCAATGCGCCACCGCCTGTAGCTGCGCCACCGATGCCTGGATGCCATCCACGCCCCCGTAGAAGACGCCATCGCTGTCCTGCTGTGGCGGCATGGGGCTGGGGGTGGTGAACGATGGGATCAGTGAAGGAGAGGTGGACAGCAGCGCGGGACTGCTGCTCTCCGCGCCCGTGCTGTCCAGCGAGGGCGACGTGGCGGAGAGCGTCGGCATCAGGCTGCCGTCGTGGAACAAGGGGCCGTCCACCCCGCCGTCGAGGACGCCCGGAGCTAGGGTGCCGCCAGGTGCCATGACAACCCCGCTGGTCTGAGGCATGGCATAGGGGAAGATCGCCTGCGGCTGCCACggctgtggaggtggtggtgggggCGGCGGAAGGAGGCCCGCCACAGATTGGTGCAGGGTGGAGACGTTGAGGCTGAGGGCATCCACCGTACGGCCGATCTGATCCATGTTGCGGGCAAATTGTTCCATCACACCGGCTAAACCCTCGAGGGTGAGAGCGGTGCCAGAGGTCTCCGAGAGTTCGGAGGACGCGGACGGCAGCGGAACGGACGACATCGGCGTCGGCAGGACGCCGGAGGATTGCAGAGCTGTGGACATCGTCCTAGaaatctctgataccagatgttatgtggctgctaggattgagaggagagagttGAGGAGAGCGACGGCGGCTAGCGTGCTACAGTAACCGCGTGCTACAATGACCGCGGGGGGTACTGTTCatgtggtggcggcggcgtctaGGGCTAGGGGCGCAAggggaggccggccgcggggcttcGCCCACGACTGGCAAGAGAGAAGAgatttccttctaatctcttgcttgattcTAGATTGATATATCTCCTCTCATTATATAGAGAGGTCTGACTTGGCCCTtaagcaagcgactaattaacTCTAATGGGCTAAGGCCTAGtaggcccttgactcctctaacactacaccacacctggacatgcagctcgtcctcgagctgcaatCTAACGATGACACTAACGATGCCTCCACTAGATACAAACCTAACACCTAAAAATAAGCCTTTTACATCTCGGCTTATTTTATTGACCTGAAGAAGACTACGACTCTTTATTTTTGACTCCTGAAGATACGGCGCGCACCCTCCGCTTGCTGGACCAGCACGTGTGTAGCCACCTGGATCCCATGGAGACCATCGGAACGAGAAGGGTGCACGGGTATGGCCACCTAGAATTGGTGGCAACAGCAACCAGCGGAGACGTGCTCGTGGCGGACGGTGGCGGAATGCGATGGCGCTAGGCAGTGCGTCCCCGCCGGTGACAAGGAGGGAAGCTGCTCCCATATCACCGGTGCCGCAGAGTTGGAGTTCGCCGCCCACGGAAAAAACACCATGCTTGCGCCTGAAGACAACAGCAGGTTGGCGCGGTTGCTGGTGGCCGTCCGACCAGGCGAGGTCGACCGACCATGCTAGGTCACGCTCCCCTATGCTGAGGTCGACCGCCGCCAAGGTCGCCTCGTGCATAGGTGAGCGCATCTTCTGCAGCCGCCGGCGCGCTAGGAGGCCACGCGCCGCAGCCTGCAGCCGCACCGCCGCAAACACCTTGCAGGCACTTGCCCGCGCAGTCACCTTCCTCTCCGTGAGCTGCAAGGCT
This sequence is a window from Miscanthus floridulus cultivar M001 chromosome 10, ASM1932011v1, whole genome shotgun sequence. Protein-coding genes within it:
- the LOC136487021 gene encoding disease resistance protein RGA4-like isoform X2, which translates into the protein MIAGDEEDQLLEEVDLSAVMGKYREEMHDLALEIEDFLDRILRHVVEKNGSPLHKALGFTTETLLDAKVKKLKERLKDAKQRRSDHDKDINGRQISHSSTPPANTYTTKIEPVGIDESRQEICEWATKDVEGEPEQLSVISIVGFSGSGKSTLAKAVYDCPDVTHKFRHRAWIVASKHRCDAKGLLMELLQKLGQGDKISDLDVEQLQAKISEYLKGTKRYLIILDDIKNQTWWDGIKSAFPEKATGRIIVTTTIQRVAKVCSRGNGYVHNMEALGNKHSKELLRAVLKGHSPDLERSSTSIMNKCDGHPHALLTLANYLQSEDRITKSVCEKLCSNLGFRMATDDAFMDLQKVLMSTYRCLPKGFLNLKTCLLYVCVFPNGCHISRSRLIRRWSAEGYVKHDHSRSTLVVAEDNFKKLVDQSTIWPIDTRMQM
- the LOC136487021 gene encoding disease resistance protein RGA4-like isoform X1, encoding MSMSSKFITSFNNEERKDYRHLFIQNTPNSKYGDDEEKSRAHSLTIYGSSGEAAGYFAKCQLLRVLDLEECKDLEDKHLDGIHKLWYLKYLSVGDKISRLPKHIEKLHCLETLDMRKTKKVIILPVEVIKLPHLAHLLGRFQLDKTDWDKSEPQKYVPEKSNMQTLAGFVTDNNPGFSKLMLYMKILTKVKICCNSTTDEGLDVLLVAIENFVQADLDTGVCVRSLSLDTGNFSVRILRSLAYGNLRSLKLHGELRGLVQFTTVLWSLRELCLSSTNDLTDKDLSDLRKLSDLESLRLDGVSLEGFVITSEDFPGLLCLCLVQCPSLPKIEEGALPDLLSLRLLNHGLDGLSGIEIKWHKILQEIALDSEVKQETKTDWEDSAKKHPKRPRVLYLKSVDLNGTGSMVKYVATERTVPATGSSTMRGERSISRVETNSVDKPSSSDSKHVKREDDNSLNEAIVANPSPASTELCSAAMEMDIDMPPSSRVVS